The Inquilinus sp. Marseille-Q2685 genome has a segment encoding these proteins:
- a CDS encoding calcium-binding protein gives MGTYYGTNFNDVIYGSVDGDVMYGYDGNDSLFGFEGNDVLYGYAGNDYLYGYAGNDYLYGHAGDDYLWGGADNDFLQGGDGADILSGGTGIDTVDYNGAAGVYVNLATGYGYYGEAAGDRLYDIENVQGTGGYGDTLIGSAVANVLSGYGGNDYLYGNDGNDTLYGMGDNDFLQGGNGADWLDGGAGIDTADYNGAAGVYVNLATGYGYYGEAAGDRLFNVENVQGTGGYGDTLIGSAVANVLSGYGGNDYLYGNDGNDTLYGMGDNDFLQGGNGADWLDGGAGIDTADYNGTAGVYVNLATGYGYYGEAAGDRLFGIENVQGTGGYGDTLIGSAVANVLSGYGGNDYLSGGAGADTLNGGSGIDAADYYGSTAGVYVSLATGYGYYGDAAGDRLYDIETVYGSASYGDTLIGSAVANVLSGYGGNDFLQGGAGADTLYGGAGIDTADYNGAAGVYVNLATGYGYYGEAAGDRLYDIENVQGTGGYGDTLVGSAVANVLSGYGGNDYLYGNDGNDTLYGMDGNDFLQGGNGADWLDGGAGIDTVDYNGAAGVYVNLSTGYGYYGEAAGDRLFNVENVQGTSGYGDTLIGSAVANVLSGYGGNDALYGYAGNDTLYGMSDNDYLSGGDGNDILSGGAGRDTLAGGGGADRFVFSAPSESAVATPDRILDFSHAQADRIDLSAIDANTGVAGNQAFTFGGAGAGALTYAFSGTDTVISGHVNGDGIADFRIVLSGHIALVAADFVL, from the coding sequence ATGGGTACCTATTACGGCACGAACTTCAACGACGTGATCTACGGATCGGTCGATGGCGACGTCATGTACGGCTATGACGGCAACGACTCTCTCTTCGGCTTCGAGGGCAACGACGTCCTCTACGGCTATGCCGGCAACGATTATCTCTACGGCTATGCCGGCAACGACTATCTCTACGGCCATGCCGGCGACGACTACCTCTGGGGCGGCGCCGACAACGACTTCCTGCAGGGTGGTGACGGGGCGGACATACTGTCCGGCGGCACCGGCATCGACACCGTGGACTACAACGGCGCCGCCGGGGTCTACGTCAACCTGGCCACCGGCTACGGCTACTACGGCGAGGCCGCGGGCGACCGGCTGTATGACATCGAGAACGTCCAGGGCACCGGCGGCTATGGCGACACCCTGATCGGGTCGGCCGTCGCCAATGTGCTCTCCGGCTACGGCGGCAACGACTATCTCTACGGCAATGACGGCAACGACACGCTGTACGGGATGGGCGACAACGACTTCCTCCAGGGCGGCAACGGCGCCGACTGGCTGGATGGCGGCGCCGGCATCGACACCGCGGACTACAACGGCGCCGCGGGAGTCTACGTCAACCTGGCCACCGGCTACGGCTACTACGGCGAGGCCGCGGGCGACCGGCTGTTCAATGTCGAAAACGTCCAGGGCACCGGCGGCTATGGCGACACCCTGATCGGGTCGGCCGTCGCCAATGTGCTCTCCGGCTACGGCGGCAACGACTATCTCTACGGCAATGACGGCAACGACACGCTGTACGGGATGGGCGACAACGACTTCCTCCAGGGCGGCAACGGCGCCGACTGGCTGGATGGCGGTGCCGGCATCGACACCGCGGACTACAACGGCACCGCCGGGGTCTACGTCAATCTCGCCACCGGCTACGGCTATTACGGCGAGGCTGCGGGCGACCGGCTGTTCGGCATCGAGAACGTCCAGGGCACCGGCGGCTATGGCGACACCCTGATCGGGTCGGCCGTCGCCAACGTGCTCTCCGGCTACGGCGGGAACGACTATCTCTCCGGCGGCGCCGGGGCGGACACGCTCAATGGCGGCAGCGGCATCGACGCGGCCGATTACTACGGCAGCACCGCCGGGGTCTATGTCAGCCTGGCCACCGGCTACGGCTACTACGGCGATGCCGCGGGCGACCGGCTGTACGACATCGAGACCGTTTACGGCAGCGCCAGCTACGGCGATACCCTCATCGGTTCCGCCGTCGCCAACGTCCTGTCCGGCTACGGCGGTAACGATTTCCTTCAGGGCGGCGCTGGGGCGGACACCCTGTATGGCGGCGCCGGCATCGACACGGCCGACTACAACGGCGCCGCCGGCGTTTATGTCAACCTGGCCACCGGCTACGGCTACTACGGCGAGGCCGCGGGCGACCGGCTGTACGACATCGAGAACGTCCAGGGCACCGGCGGCTACGGCGACACCCTGGTCGGGTCGGCCGTCGCCAACGTCCTGTCCGGCTACGGCGGCAACGACTATCTCTACGGCAATGACGGCAACGACACGCTATACGGGATGGACGGCAACGACTTCCTTCAGGGCGGCAACGGCGCCGACTGGCTGGACGGCGGTGCCGGCATCGACACCGTTGACTACAACGGCGCCGCGGGAGTCTATGTCAACCTGAGCACCGGCTACGGCTACTACGGCGAAGCCGCAGGCGACCGGCTGTTCAATGTCGAAAACGTCCAGGGCACCAGCGGCTATGGCGACACCTTGATCGGGTCGGCCGTCGCCAACGTCCTGTCCGGCTACGGCGGCAACGACGCTCTCTATGGCTACGCCGGAAATGACACCCTATATGGCATGAGCGACAACGACTACCTCTCCGGCGGCGACGGCAACGACATCCTCTCCGGCGGGGCCGGCAGGGATACGCTTGCCGGAGGCGGCGGGGCTGACCGCTTCGTCTTCTCCGCGCCCAGCGAGAGCGCGGTCGCGACGCCGGACCGCATCCTCGACTTCAGCCACGCCCAGGCCGACCGGATCGACCTCTCGGCCATCGATGCCAACACCGGCGTGGCCGGCAACCAGGCGTTCACCTTCGGCGGCGCTGGCGCCGGCGCGCTGACCTATGCCTTCAGCGGCACCGACACGGTGATCTCCGGTCATGTCAACGGCGACGGAATCGCCGATTTCCGCATCGTTCTCTCCGGCCACATCGCCCTGGTGGCGGCCGACTTCGTGCTGTAA
- a CDS encoding MATE family efflux transporter, whose amino-acid sequence MSNAIERGADAAPVPAPSLWKAFLLFLGPMMLSNVLQGLSGTVNNIYLGQMIGVGALAAVSAFFPILFFFISFIIGLGAGASVLIGQAWGAREPEKVKAVAGTALTVTILAGLVVALFGGAFTQSLLAAVGTPADILADSTEYARIMLVAMPGLFVFILMTSMMRGVGDTMTPLLVLALQTAIGLVLTPALIRGWAGLPQVGVLSGAYASIVSFLAALAWLAFHLRRRGHALAPDAVLLRHLWIDPKILRAVLRIGLPSGVQLVLVSLAEVAVLSFVNGFGSDATAAYGAVNQVVSYVQFPAISIAITASIFGAQAIGAGDAGRLGAITRTGLLLNLAVTGGLVAVCYLFSRTLMGLFLTSPPVIDLAQDLLHITLWSYIVFGVAGVVAAVMRASGTVLAPTAISLFAILGVEVPVAWLLSRQIGIDGIWIAYPVAFIVMALGQIAFYRLVWRKRAIQRLI is encoded by the coding sequence ATGTCGAACGCGATCGAGCGCGGCGCCGACGCCGCCCCCGTGCCCGCCCCGTCGCTGTGGAAGGCGTTCCTGCTGTTCCTCGGCCCGATGATGCTCAGCAACGTGCTGCAGGGGCTGTCCGGCACGGTCAACAACATCTATCTCGGCCAGATGATCGGGGTGGGGGCGCTCGCCGCCGTGTCCGCCTTCTTCCCGATCCTGTTCTTCTTCATCTCCTTCATCATCGGCCTGGGCGCCGGCGCCTCGGTGCTGATCGGCCAGGCCTGGGGCGCGCGGGAGCCGGAGAAGGTCAAGGCGGTGGCGGGCACCGCGCTCACCGTCACCATCCTGGCCGGGCTCGTGGTCGCCCTGTTCGGCGGCGCCTTCACCCAGTCGCTGCTGGCCGCGGTCGGCACCCCGGCCGACATCCTGGCCGATTCGACGGAATATGCCCGGATCATGCTGGTCGCCATGCCGGGCCTGTTCGTCTTCATCCTGATGACCTCGATGATGCGAGGCGTCGGCGACACCATGACGCCGCTCCTGGTCCTGGCGCTGCAGACCGCGATCGGCCTGGTGCTGACCCCGGCGCTGATCCGCGGCTGGGCCGGGCTGCCGCAGGTCGGGGTGCTCAGCGGCGCCTATGCCTCGATCGTCTCCTTCCTCGCTGCCCTCGCCTGGCTGGCCTTCCATCTGCGCCGCCGCGGCCATGCGCTGGCGCCGGACGCCGTCCTGCTGCGCCATCTCTGGATCGACCCGAAGATCCTGCGGGCGGTGCTGCGCATCGGCCTGCCCTCGGGCGTGCAGCTGGTGCTGGTGTCGCTGGCCGAGGTCGCGGTGCTGTCCTTCGTCAACGGCTTCGGCTCCGACGCCACCGCCGCCTATGGCGCGGTCAACCAGGTGGTCAGCTACGTCCAGTTCCCGGCGATCTCGATCGCCATCACCGCCTCGATCTTCGGTGCCCAGGCGATCGGCGCCGGCGATGCCGGCCGGCTCGGCGCCATCACCCGCACCGGCCTGCTGCTCAACCTCGCCGTCACCGGCGGGCTGGTGGCGGTCTGCTACCTGTTCTCGCGCACGCTGATGGGCCTGTTCCTGACCAGCCCGCCGGTGATCGACCTGGCCCAGGACCTGCTGCACATCACGCTGTGGAGCTACATCGTCTTCGGCGTCGCCGGCGTGGTCGCCGCGGTGATGCGGGCCAGCGGCACGGTGCTGGCGCCGACGGCGATCTCGCTCTTCGCCATCCTCGGCGTCGAGGTGCCGGTGGCCTGGCTGCTCAGCCGCCAGATCGGCATCGACGGCATCTGGATCGCCTATCCGGTCGCCTTCATCGTCATGGCGCTCGGCCAGATCGCCTTCTACCGGCTGGTGTGGCGCAAGCGGGCGATCCAGCGCTTGATCTGA
- the cobS gene encoding adenosylcobinamide-GDP ribazoletransferase — MDDLLRDLRVAACFLTRLPVRWPPDAPADALARSMRLFPLAGAGIGAAAGLAWALALWLGAPPLVAALLALAGQALLTGALHEDGLADVADGFGAGRDRERTLEIMRDSRIGSHGTLALVLSVGLRAAALAAAFTPWAGVAAMAAAGAVSRATAPALLAWLPPARSDGLGAGAGRPPPEAVFAALGLAVCFALLLLGLRHGLAAAALAALAVWALAGLARRRIGGQTGDVLGAAQQLAEAAVLCAAAAA; from the coding sequence ATGGACGACCTGCTGCGCGATCTGCGCGTCGCCGCCTGCTTCCTGACCCGGCTGCCGGTCCGCTGGCCGCCGGACGCGCCGGCCGACGCGCTGGCCCGGTCGATGCGGCTCTTCCCCCTGGCCGGGGCCGGCATCGGCGCGGCGGCGGGCCTGGCCTGGGCGCTGGCGCTCTGGCTCGGCGCCCCGCCGCTGGTCGCGGCGCTGCTGGCGCTGGCGGGCCAGGCGCTGCTGACCGGGGCGCTGCACGAGGACGGGCTGGCCGACGTCGCCGACGGCTTCGGCGCCGGCCGCGACCGCGAGCGCACGCTGGAGATCATGCGCGACAGCCGCATCGGCAGCCACGGCACCCTGGCCCTGGTGCTGTCGGTCGGGCTGCGCGCCGCGGCCCTGGCGGCGGCCTTCACGCCCTGGGCCGGGGTTGCTGCGATGGCTGCGGCCGGGGCGGTGTCGCGGGCCACGGCCCCGGCGCTGCTGGCCTGGCTGCCCCCGGCCCGCTCCGACGGGCTCGGCGCCGGCGCCGGCCGGCCGCCCCCGGAGGCCGTCTTCGCTGCCCTCGGCCTGGCTGTCTGCTTCGCCCTGCTGCTGCTCGGGCTGCGGCACGGGCTCGCGGCGGCGGCCCTGGCGGCGCTCGCCGTCTGGGCGCTGGCCGGGCTGGCGCGGCGGCGCATCGGCGGCCAGACCGGCGACGTGCTCGGCGCCGCCCAGCAGCTGGCGGAGGCCGCGGTGCTGTGCGCCGCGGCGGCGGCATGA
- a CDS encoding histidine phosphatase family protein, translating into MTTTRWWWVRHAPVVNPDKLLYGRLDLAADTGDAAAISALAGRLPRRAVWLQSPLRRTAETAAALLSAMGEAAVPAVEPAPIEQGFGARQGRPSREVYDALPRHDPFWSHPSAHAAPGGESFDAVLRRVQPAILALSDAHAKRDIVAVAHAGTIRAAAALALDLDGERALRLVIDTLSLTRIDRIRSSSGAESWRVVALNLPFGTEKMY; encoded by the coding sequence ATGACCACGACCCGCTGGTGGTGGGTCCGCCACGCCCCGGTGGTGAATCCGGACAAGCTGCTCTACGGCCGGCTCGATCTTGCGGCCGACACCGGCGACGCGGCAGCGATCTCCGCTCTTGCCGGCCGGCTGCCGCGCCGGGCGGTCTGGCTGCAATCGCCGCTGCGGCGCACCGCCGAGACCGCGGCGGCATTGCTGTCGGCGATGGGCGAGGCCGCCGTGCCGGCGGTCGAGCCGGCGCCGATCGAGCAGGGTTTCGGCGCCCGGCAGGGCCGGCCGAGCCGCGAGGTCTACGACGCGCTGCCGCGGCACGATCCGTTCTGGTCGCATCCCTCCGCCCATGCCGCGCCCGGCGGCGAGAGCTTCGACGCGGTGCTGCGCCGGGTGCAGCCCGCGATCCTGGCCCTGTCCGACGCCCATGCGAAGCGCGACATCGTCGCCGTCGCCCATGCCGGCACCATCCGCGCCGCGGCGGCGCTGGCGCTGGATCTCGACGGCGAACGCGCGCTCCGCCTCGTTATCGATACCCTGTCGCTGACCCGGATCGACCGGATCCGGTCGTCCTCGGGCGCGGAAAGCTGGCGAGTCGTCGCCTTGAATCTGCCATTCGGAACGGAAAAGATGTATTGA
- a CDS encoding lipid-binding SYLF domain-containing protein has translation MIDRRKFLRLTGASTAGLALSGALAACGSNTSTASDAQLLVDESRAALQALLSSPELTQLPRYIRGAKAVLIAPELLRGGFILGGRGGNAVMMVRLPDGNWSYPAFYGVGGGTLGLQIGGQVSQLVLTIMTDKGLRAVEQSSFTVGADLSGSLFTLGAGVGASTGLNTNADMYAFSQNKGLFAGGTLDGTVISEDQGKNDAYYGFGTPARVIFQGQKSNPGAESLRTLLPR, from the coding sequence ATGATCGACCGCCGCAAGTTTCTCCGCCTGACGGGCGCGTCGACCGCCGGGCTGGCCTTGTCGGGCGCCCTCGCCGCCTGCGGCTCGAACACCTCGACGGCGAGCGACGCGCAGCTGCTGGTCGACGAGAGCCGCGCCGCGCTGCAGGCGCTGCTGTCCTCGCCGGAGCTGACGCAGCTGCCGCGTTATATCCGCGGCGCCAAGGCGGTGCTGATCGCGCCGGAGCTGCTGCGCGGCGGCTTCATCCTCGGCGGCCGCGGCGGCAATGCGGTGATGATGGTCCGGCTGCCGGACGGGAACTGGAGCTACCCGGCCTTCTACGGTGTCGGCGGCGGCACGCTCGGCCTGCAGATCGGCGGCCAGGTCTCGCAGCTGGTGCTGACGATCATGACCGACAAGGGCCTGCGGGCGGTGGAGCAGAGCAGCTTCACCGTCGGCGCCGACCTGTCGGGATCGCTGTTCACCCTGGGCGCCGGCGTCGGCGCCTCGACCGGGCTGAACACCAATGCCGACATGTACGCCTTCTCGCAGAACAAGGGCCTGTTCGCCGGCGGCACGCTGGACGGCACGGTGATCAGCGAGGACCAGGGCAAGAACGACGCCTATTACGGCTTCGGCACCCCGGCCCGCGTGATCTTCCAGGGGCAGAAGAGCAATCCGGGCGCGGAATCGCTGCGCACGCTCCTGCCCCGCTGA
- a CDS encoding sulfite oxidase-like oxidoreductase: MADDLGSVRPKLVESKQRWAREGRLLTGASSDPERDRLPPGQRLVDHWPVLDLGVQPEIPLDKWRLTIDGLVEAPTVWRWDDILAQPEFEDVSDIHCVTSWSRFDNRWRGVSARHLLSLVRPKPEARHVIFHSYDTYTTNVALDAFAEADVLLATHHDGEPIPVEHGGPLRVIMPRWYFWKSAKWVKRIEFVAADRPGFWEERGYHNEGDPWQEQRYG; this comes from the coding sequence ATGGCGGACGATCTCGGCTCGGTCCGGCCGAAGCTGGTCGAGAGCAAGCAGCGCTGGGCGCGCGAGGGCCGACTCTTGACCGGCGCCAGCTCCGATCCGGAGCGGGACCGGCTGCCGCCGGGCCAGCGCCTGGTGGACCACTGGCCGGTGCTCGATCTCGGCGTGCAGCCGGAGATCCCGCTGGACAAATGGCGGCTGACCATCGACGGGCTGGTCGAGGCGCCGACGGTGTGGCGCTGGGACGACATCCTGGCCCAGCCGGAATTCGAGGACGTGTCGGACATCCACTGCGTCACATCCTGGTCGCGCTTCGACAACCGCTGGCGCGGCGTCTCGGCCCGGCACCTGCTGTCGCTGGTGCGGCCGAAGCCCGAGGCCCGGCATGTGATCTTCCACAGCTACGACACCTACACCACCAACGTCGCCCTCGACGCCTTCGCCGAGGCGGACGTGCTGCTGGCGACCCATCACGACGGCGAGCCGATTCCGGTCGAGCATGGCGGGCCGCTGCGCGTGATCATGCCGCGCTGGTACTTCTGGAAGAGCGCGAAATGGGTGAAGCGGATCGAGTTCGTCGCCGCCGACCGCCCCGGCTTCTGGGAGGAGCGCGGCTACCACAACGAGGGCGACCCCTGGCAGGAGCAGCGCTACGGGTGA
- a CDS encoding mechanosensitive ion channel domain-containing protein, whose protein sequence is MIRLLRPLLLLLVLLAPGLAAGQVPGTSGPPAASDQPADPERVKALIATLQDDKARADLVARLQLLLQAQAQQQEERSALETVGSQALVVVSDKVRDVTGAVAEIGATLARLPELATWTRDQLSDPAARERWGVVFLNVVGVVLAGIAAGWLVRLLLRRPFAALDGKAPATLWGKIPLLLAQAVLDFLPLIAFVFGAYAMAVVLDPPWFVRTIVLALVNAAIISGVALMLIRLVLTPEHPHLRLVPVGDETAGYLYVWAKRLIYLLVFGYLAVSTAVVLGLPYGSLTALKYLIGLAVAAMLVVLILQNRQPVADWLRGRRRRAAEGEEAGVTRAVGSARRRLADVWHLIAIAYVVVTFAIWALGINGGFAFVIRATLLTVLVLVAARLVSAYGPRLIHRAFSIGPELKARFPGLEHRANRYLPVLDTALKVVVAIVSVLVLLEVWQLGGIAWMETQTGRSVLASAGAILLVIVAALVAWEAVSQLIEYHLNRHDASGNLVQRSARARTLLPLLRNAFLVLLITVVVLMVLSEVGLNIAPLLAGAGVVGLAIGFGAQTLVKDVITGVFILFEDTLSVGDVVQIGSDSGVVESITIRTIRLRDETGAVHTLPFSSVTSIINMTKDFSFAVFNIGIGYEQDVDRVIEVLRDLGREMQLDPEWAPNILAPIEIIGLDKFGDSAVTIKARIKTPAAKQWGVMREFNRRMKRRFDEVGIDIPFPHRMVLTRSLDRPGDAAAAAAQGASSSGS, encoded by the coding sequence ATGATCCGACTGCTCCGCCCGCTGCTTCTCCTCCTCGTCCTGCTCGCGCCCGGCCTCGCCGCTGGCCAGGTGCCGGGGACGTCCGGTCCGCCCGCCGCGTCCGACCAGCCGGCCGACCCGGAGCGGGTCAAGGCGCTGATCGCCACGCTGCAGGACGACAAGGCGCGGGCCGATCTGGTGGCCCGGCTGCAACTGCTGCTCCAGGCCCAGGCGCAGCAGCAGGAGGAGCGCAGCGCGCTGGAGACGGTCGGCAGCCAGGCCCTGGTCGTGGTCTCGGACAAGGTGCGCGACGTCACCGGTGCGGTCGCCGAGATCGGGGCCACACTGGCGCGGCTGCCGGAGCTGGCGACCTGGACCAGGGACCAGCTGTCCGACCCGGCGGCGCGGGAGCGCTGGGGGGTGGTGTTCCTCAACGTCGTCGGCGTCGTCCTGGCCGGCATCGCCGCCGGCTGGCTGGTCCGGCTGCTGCTGCGACGGCCCTTCGCGGCGCTGGACGGCAAGGCCCCGGCCACGCTCTGGGGCAAGATCCCGCTGCTGCTGGCCCAGGCGGTGCTCGACTTCCTGCCGCTGATCGCCTTCGTGTTCGGGGCCTATGCCATGGCGGTGGTGCTGGACCCGCCCTGGTTCGTCCGCACCATCGTGCTGGCGCTGGTCAACGCCGCGATCATCAGCGGGGTGGCGCTAATGCTGATCCGGCTGGTGCTGACGCCGGAACACCCGCATTTGCGGCTGGTACCGGTCGGCGACGAGACCGCCGGCTATCTCTATGTCTGGGCCAAGCGGCTGATCTACCTGCTGGTGTTCGGCTATCTCGCCGTCTCCACCGCCGTGGTGCTGGGCCTGCCCTATGGCAGCCTGACCGCTCTGAAATACTTGATCGGCCTGGCCGTCGCGGCGATGCTGGTGGTGCTGATCCTGCAGAACCGGCAGCCGGTCGCCGACTGGCTGCGCGGCCGCCGGCGCCGCGCCGCGGAGGGCGAGGAGGCCGGCGTCACCCGCGCCGTCGGCTCCGCCCGGCGGCGGCTGGCCGATGTCTGGCACCTGATCGCCATCGCCTATGTCGTGGTCACCTTCGCGATCTGGGCGCTCGGCATCAATGGCGGCTTCGCCTTCGTCATCCGGGCCACGCTCCTGACCGTGCTGGTCCTGGTGGCGGCGCGGCTGGTCTCCGCCTACGGGCCGCGGCTGATCCACCGCGCCTTCTCGATCGGGCCGGAGCTGAAGGCCCGCTTCCCCGGGCTGGAGCACCGCGCCAACCGCTACCTGCCGGTGCTGGACACCGCGCTCAAGGTCGTCGTCGCCATCGTCAGCGTCCTGGTGCTGCTCGAGGTCTGGCAGCTCGGCGGCATCGCCTGGATGGAGACCCAGACCGGCCGGTCCGTGCTGGCCAGCGCCGGCGCCATCCTGCTGGTGATCGTGGCGGCGCTGGTGGCGTGGGAGGCGGTCAGCCAGCTGATCGAATACCACCTGAACCGGCACGACGCCTCGGGCAACCTGGTGCAGCGCAGCGCCCGGGCCCGCACCCTGCTGCCGCTCCTGCGCAATGCCTTCCTGGTGCTGCTGATCACCGTCGTGGTGCTGATGGTGCTGTCCGAGGTCGGGCTGAACATCGCGCCGCTGCTGGCCGGCGCCGGCGTGGTCGGCCTGGCCATCGGCTTCGGCGCGCAGACTCTGGTCAAGGACGTCATCACCGGCGTCTTCATCCTGTTCGAGGACACGCTGTCGGTCGGCGACGTGGTCCAGATCGGCTCGGACAGCGGCGTGGTCGAGAGCATCACCATCCGCACCATCCGCCTGCGCGACGAGACCGGGGCGGTGCACACGCTGCCGTTCAGCTCCGTCACCTCCATCATCAACATGACCAAGGACTTCTCCTTCGCCGTGTTCAACATCGGCATCGGCTACGAGCAGGATGTCGACCGCGTGATCGAGGTGCTGCGCGACCTCGGCCGCGAGATGCAGCTCGATCCGGAATGGGCGCCGAACATCCTGGCGCCGATCGAGATCATCGGCCTCGACAAGTTCGGCGACAGCGCCGTGACCATCAAGGCGCGGATCAAGACGCCGGCGGCCAAGCAATGGGGCGTGATGCGGGAGTTCAACCGCCGGATGAAGCGGCGCTTCGACGAGGTCGGCATCGACATCCCGTTCCCGCACCGGATGGTGCTGACCCGCAGCCTCGACCGGCCGGGGGACGCCGCCGCGGCCGCCGCTCAGGGGGCGTCGTCGTCGGGGTCGTAA
- a CDS encoding Fur family transcriptional regulator gives MTLEERCVSAGLKMTDQRRVILQVLTESLDHPSVETVYHRAREIDPSISIATVYRTLHLLDELNLVQRHDFNENYSRFEVNLEHHHHLIDLETGEVIEFKDQELEALKEKIARRLGFELVDHRLELYGRKKKS, from the coding sequence ATGACGCTCGAGGAGAGATGTGTCTCCGCCGGCCTGAAGATGACCGATCAGCGTCGTGTCATTCTGCAGGTGCTGACCGAGTCTCTCGACCATCCGTCGGTCGAAACCGTCTATCACCGGGCCCGCGAGATCGATCCGTCGATCAGCATCGCGACCGTATACCGCACCCTGCATCTGCTCGACGAGCTGAACCTGGTGCAGCGGCACGACTTCAACGAGAACTATTCCCGCTTCGAGGTCAATCTCGAGCATCACCACCACCTGATCGATCTTGAAACCGGTGAGGTCATCGAGTTCAAGGACCAGGAGCTGGAGGCGCTGAAGGAGAAGATCGCCCGGCGGCTCGGCTTCGAACTCGTCGATCACAGGCTGGAACTCTATGGCCGGAAAAAGAAGTCCTGA